CCTGGTGAGCAGTGGGAAAGATTTCTCACAGCATAGTTTGCAAAGACCACCTTCCCTAGAATGACTCAGTGACATCAATACTGTGCCTAGTATGACAGGAAACAAGAACTTAAGAATTACAGAACTgtttatgaaaaaattaaagtttcttACAAGGTTTTTGGGATTGTGTAGTGCTTTATGtacctaaaacaaacaaacaaacaacaacaacaacaaaagccaacCTTCTGCTACCAGACTGTGTTGTAATGTGATGCAATTAGGATTCTCAATACTTACTGCCTGGAGAAATTTAACAATTAAACATGAGATATGTCTCTGCATgtatagcatttattttatttctcattctcttccAATATCAGAATGATGATTGCTAGACTTACAGGCATGGAGTTTTTTTAGAAGCACTGGTCACAGGTAGATTATTATCTTTGAAGCtatatattcttcatttttaaaatgtttacaatCTTGGCAGAGAACAAACTCCTCAATCTACAGAGACTGGCTGAAGTTactgatattttgttttctgaggcaAATCCTGCTTCATGCCTGCCTCTAACAAAGGGATACAGATATAAGCTTTTGTGCTAACCATTCTTGCTCCCAAAATAATGCATCTAGTTCTgctgttaattattttgttttgctttcttaacAGAGGCCTGGGTATTGGAATCTTCATTTTGGTGCTGGCCATGCTATTTATCTTTGGCTGCTGGTATTACAAGAGACGTAGTGGCTGTAAAAGTCTACGGGTAAGCACAGCAGGTTGCATAttagcattttgaaaacatattaTCATTATTTGCATTACGTTAATGGAGAGAACATCAAACCTGTCATAAGACATCATTGTTTCTCGCTAACATACACATGGGTAAAACTATGCAATATGAAGCACTACCCACCCTTCAGAACTTGCAAATCAGGCAGAGGAAACAGAAGCATGGGGATGTGAAGCCAACTGCCCAGCTTTGCACAACGCACCAGTGGAAAGGCTGATCTATAGGAAGCATTATATTTAAATGCACATAAAAccatgttttctgtgctgtataCTGGCTGCTCAGTGGGTACAATGGCAGCTCTATCTTcttcaacagtattttttttaaatgatatttggTCCATCCCACAAAATTTGTAGTTGAATGTCTCAAAGCTTTATCTTTGAAGCTCTGTTCTCTCTCCTGTGAGAAAGAGGCATTTTGTAACCATGTAAGTGGCAAATATCTTTTAGTTACCctaatatttctaaaaagacTTAaccattttgtattaaaaaatataaccCTTGTCAGCAAATCAATTTCCTTGATGTTCCCAACAACTTTGTCCTATTACCTTTCCAGTGACCTATCCAATAGGCACATCCACTAGAAGAACACATAAAACTTGAACTGCCatataaaacagatttctttcattCCTGCACATCATGGTAAAAAGCACAATGTCTTTTTTAATTCCATCTCACTGCagatactttttgttttttaaaatcttatttttgctAGGATTTTTGGAAAGGGGAAAATCGGTAAAGAACGTACAAAAACATGATGGAAAATTGAAAAAGGTTGAgtttaaagacagaaatgtgtggaaaaaaaaggtccCTGCAGTGGTCATGGACCTTAAAATGCAATCCCTATTTTTGATGGCAGTATAACTGGTGATGTAGGAGGCAGAGCATGTCTTGGCAGAGACAGCAGAAAGTGCTAGATAGATTGCCTCTCTTACTTGCTGCTGTTGTACCTAATCCCAGATTctaataaatactgtaaaatactGCCAAATATTAGagggtcacagaatcacagagtcatttaggttggaaaacaccttaaagatcatcaagtccaaccatacAATACCTTGATGTAGTGTACTCCagcttcacattttcttttctctttcacctTCCCCGTGTTTCTTCTTGATCTGTCACAGAGCAAAAGCACTAGCATGGGCACAATACGAACCATGGTAGGTGAGGGAAGAATAGTGGACTGCAAAATGGCTCTGCAGGAGTACAGAAACTTTGATTCTGTGGTAAGTTGCAACTCGGGGCCTTATTTACTTAAAATGCAGTAAGATACGGTAAGACAATCTTGGTAAACAGTCATTCAAAGAATTCTTTCTTAGGTTGTGCTCTCTAGATTGGGTCTTCAATGACTACAATAACTGTTAAGAAGTAGTATTTTGTACAAtttttactgtgattttttaaattactatttagataaatactaataataattcttcttttttaaagagaaatctcTTTCACCTACTTTTCCTAAGTTGTCTGACAATTTTGCAATCTATTAGCATGATGTAGCATGTGAATGTTGAAATACACTGTTATACAtcttatatattatatatatatattaggagCATCTATTATATACATAATACACataatatacattatataacatataatatatacataatagACGCTCCTAATAGATGTTACCCTGTGCTGACTGACAGCAAGTAGATTGTGTCTGGTACACTGCAACCTGTGGGAGCACCACTTCAAGGTTTTAGCTACCTTAATCACtatggaaagaaagaataacaTTCAAAAccacataatttttaaaaagttaaaataacttAATTGATAAATTTATATGTCAAATCATGGCTGTTGTTTAAACGGTTTGAGAATAGTGAAAAGGGTAATTTATAACCAATTTTAAATAAGCTTCCTAAATTGTTAACATTGCAAATAAGATAACTTACATGTGTCAAGACTCTTAAAGTCTTATGTATCAGTTTGAAATCttaacatataaaatattttccgtATAAAATTGCTAtcttaataaatttaaaaattatttatttggacGAATGATACAAATGatacaaacaaaatcattttaatatgaTGCAAACCCAGAAAacatgttagaaaaaaataaacttagatAATATAAAGACATAATGAATTAGCTCAGCTATTTTAAGCTATAATACAACTTCTGATCTGAAAGCAAATACTTCCttgcatatttaatttctttttcttgtgcctTAATTGTTTTTTCAATCTTTCACACCAATTTTCTTACCACAGGTACCCAATGCTCCACCAGCTTATGAAAAAATTGATGCAGATCAGTTACCACCACCTTATTCACCATGATCTTAACAACAGATCTTAGACGTTGAGAACATCAGCACAATTTCTTCATGCTCCCTCTTGATTTCTTGTACAAGCTTAACATTCTTAAAGctaaaactgtaataaaaatcacatgttttcaaaagcaattgcTGAAAAGTATTCCTGCATAGTTTACAGAACTAGTTCTTGAAATGCCTCAATAAAGCTGAATGTACTTTTGTTTTAAGTTCTTCATTGCCTATGGTCAGATTAATTCACTGTGCTGAACTGTGGGCATCTTGCCTCCTTCACAGATCTACCAACGGTAAATACAAATCATAGGCGAGATAGAAAGTGCTGGAAACTTTTTTTACATCTTCCCCGCTTACTCCTCAACCCCCCACCACccctttaatttaaaaaagacataaaCAAACTATTTCCTGGAAAGTAACATACAAGAATCTGTCataaaacaggcaaaaatatttGACTACATGTCctgttgaaaaaaaacaaatgattttccCTACCAGCAGTTCTAAAAATTAACCTGCCCAAGGAGACTATATGTTACAGCAGTTTTGTGGCTCACGTCACTGGTATCTGGAAAGAAACAATTCCTTGTGAAACGTAAAATATGATCcacacattttaataatttctgcttACAGGCCATGTTATTTCACACCCGTCAGTGGGTATAAAGATGATCACACTGCTGTCCTGGCAAGAAAGAAGagcaataacagaaaacaaagaattctGATACATGTAAATTAAAGTACATTGCTTTGGCAGATATTGCTTACTTAGCCTTTAACTAAACAATTGCCAGATTATTACTTGATATTATATGCAGATCAGTAAGTTTATACCCAAGGCCTGATATCTTGCAGTAGGAGGCAGCTAAAACTGTACAATATTCATTAAAGAGGAaagagttacagaaaaaaatatacatatattttaacagAACAGTTATTAAATGCAATTAGTAATTAACCCAATTCATTCTCAGTAAATAAATAGGCAAACACAAATCACTTAATACAACAAAAGAGTTTTAAACACAAGTGAGCCTATGATGATAGATAACGatagagaatcacagaatcacagaatggtttgggttggaagggacctacaggatcacccagttccaaccccctgccatgggcagggacactttcccctagaccaggttgcccaaagtcccatccagcctggccttgaacacttccagggatggggcatccacagcttctctgcgCAACCTTttgcagtgcctcaccaccctctgcatgaagaatttcctcctaacctctaatctaaatctcccctcttttactttaaaacctttcctccttgtcctgtcattttctgactgagcaaaaagttgctctacatttctttttaggcTATCTTTAAGTAGTGAAAAGATGCAATAAAGTCACCcagaagccttctcttcttcaggctgaacatccccagctctctcagcctctcttcgttaggagaggtgctccagccctctgatcatcttcatggccccAGTCTAACAGGtccatatccttcttgtgctggaggcccaAGActtggatgcagcactccaggtgaggcctcacaagggcagagcagaggggcacaatcccctccctccacctgctggccacccctctgttgatgcagcccaggatgcagtcggccttctgggctgcaagtactGCTGGCTCGAGTTGAGCTTTTGGTCCACCAGAACTCCCAAATCCTTCTCTCAGTGAATTCTACTCATAATAAGACATAGagttttagaatttttttttttttttttttttttttttttttttttaatgtagattaGTAAATTATATCTTTGCTCAAAGGTAATAAATATCTGTAATTGCTCTAAACAGTTATACTCAATATAGACAGATTTCAAGGCTGTCTGCCAAACCATTAAAAATACCAATAAAGAACAGGTCAGAACTTAAAAGCAAGAGACTTGTAACTGCCCCAGTTGCAGGCTGCAAGAACCAGCTGTTATGTACTTTCTGTATTGCTCTGCACTTGTCCAAAGACAAGCTGAAATTTTTAAGAAGTTTGTACCCTtatagagaaagagaaatatatagAAACATCACAACCAGCAGAAATGGAGATTGTGGTATGGAGCTTTCAAATGTCCAGGAAAGACTTTCATGTTAGACAAATTGTTGAACAATGTCAGAGTAATAACTGGTCACCAAATTTTGGATTTAGAATTCCTCTGATATGGTCATGCGCAGGGAGGTTATAAAAGTCAAAGTCAAAGATCTCCTgctccatgttttttttttatcctctttaCAATCAGGCTGCAATCAGACCACCTGTAATACGACTGTAATTCTCAACAAGCATGGACTTTGTGCCAAGTGACAAAGGATATATACCACATACATCAGAAAGCTGTGAGAAGAAAGCACCAAGGACGTTCCCCAGGAAGCACTTGGTTTCTTAGAGTCTCACAAATCTACTGGGACAGGACGGGTATATGCAGCTGTTTCCAGGGCAATACAAGAATGTTCACCTCAGTAATCTCCACTGGCTTAATACCTGCTGCAGCTATTAACCATATTGCCTGTAGcttttcagttaaataaaacattgtcAACATATCTTGATTCATGTTTTTGCCTAATATTGGTAAAAAAATCCATTACTCTCTTGATACATGTCCATATATTTATGCAATGTAAGACTTCTCCATTAAGGAACatactttaaaagcaaacattttcactttGTATGTAAAGGGAAAGGTTAGCGAGTTTGTCTGTGCTTTGGAGAAGCAATGTTTATTAAGTTGTACATTTCTGTTGACTGCATACTGAACTGTGCAGCAAAGCTGGAAGAATGACTTGTTCATACCgtttcattaaatatattttgttgccCAGTAGAACTGACAGCTGCTTCCAGCATTGTCTTTTGGCCCTACTTCTGCACTGAACTTTATGTCCAGTAAAGAAGATCAACTAGTAGCAGTGCAGAAGTTACAAAGCTGTCTACAGCTACTGTCTGCACTTGCCATACACACTAACAGTGAACATCCAGCCCCTGTGCACTTTTTGGAATTGACTCTCTGTATTCCACACCCTTACACAATCATCTGATTTGACTGTAGCACCTTTCCCCATGAAATACAAGGCTCAAAGAAGGTTTGGTTTCCAGCAAACAGAAAGAACTACTTTTCTTACAGCAAAATTGTAGTTCTTCAAGAAATTTTGTCCACATATGTGCCACTCTTGAGCCAGTGCAAAAGACATTGGAAAAGACACTGGGGCAGCTGTGTCCCCTGATGCCTTGTGTTCATGAAAATACAAAGGACAGGCAAGGCTGA
The sequence above is a segment of the Aythya fuligula isolate bAytFul2 chromosome Z, bAytFul2.pri, whole genome shotgun sequence genome. Coding sequences within it:
- the MLANA gene encoding melanoma antigen recognized by T-cells 1; this encodes MPRRNHHPDGNFFRGKGHSYLALEEGLGIGIFILVLAMLFIFGCWYYKRRSGCKSLRSKSTSMGTIRTMVGEGRIVDCKMALQEYRNFDSVVPNAPPAYEKIDADQLPPPYSP